The window ACGAGATTCGTGACATGCCATATATGGACATAATTAGCTTCCGCgtctatttatatgtttttgagtattttaaaattttgaacattttacttaaaattttgtcatatttatttgattttattttctttaaaattgttgaaaCCCACTGACCATGTCACGTTTTTAAATTACTTTTGTTTGTTTAGATAACTTTATATTTGGTAAAAATCTTGATTTTTATAAGAATTCTAGTCgtatgttttttttaagaaagtgTAATTTGTCATTCGTTattttgagtaatgaccttaacttcgGTTAAAAGTTTGGGTTTTacaaaccaaatctaaaagatcgatcaaatctaaacgatcgtaacCAAATCCAAACGACAGTATAACCAAAccaaattataacaaaattaaactatacaattgaaaaaataaattcaaatctaaacgattaaatctaaaatcaaacaatagtcaaatctaaacgaatgtATATCGGATATATTTTGACGGTGTGGTTGACGGagcatttttgtatttttcattatggaTATGTGgacatttttcattttcgaaattgttttatagaatgtaaatattttggtggttatatttttaaaaagatccATTTTTATAAAATACTAATTCATAATTAGTAACTCTAAAAATCGCTATGtcgttattttatttttttttttgatattttctaaaacaaaacgTTTTATTTTGACTCAACCGAATTAGGGCTGAATATAAAGcccatagaaaaaaaaaaagaattattttttaaagGACGAGATTAAATCTCAATCTCGTACCCACCGTCAGATCTAGGGCAGGGCAACGAGGTTAAAATCTCAATATCAATCTCTGCAGCAGCCTACGACGCCCCCAGagcaaagaagagaaaatggtgCAGCGTCTTACATACCGCAAGCGCCATAGCTATGCTACCAAGTCTAACCAGCACCGTGTCGTCAAAACCCCTGGTAAACTCTCGGATTCCTTCCCATAGCTATTCAATCAAGTGTTTTTGAACTTCAATGTCAATCAATCGGTTTTCGTATTTATTGATTCTGTTTTTTAATCATCTTCTTCTATTTTGTGTCTAGGTGGGAAGCTTGTGTATCAGACTACCAAGAAAAGAGCTAGCGGACCCAAATGTCCGGTTACCGGCAAAAGGATTCAGGGGGTATGTATTTGATTACTCTTATCTGCTTCTTTTACCACTTAATCTTATTTATGTTTTGCTTTGTTTATGATGGTTATGTTATCTCTTTGTAGTCTAGATCTTTGGGGTGAATACCTTTGTAACTTGTTTTGTTGACAAGGAAAGATGAAATAAAATTGGtgccgcatttgtgttgcattaGAGGAAAAATTGGTTTCCCCTTACTGAAATTTTGGATTTTGGTTCTTTGTGATCGTCACACACCACCTGTTACTGAatattttagttgttttttttctGAGTTCATTTATAGTTTTTGTTTCCCTTTGTAATAAAATAACTAAGGCAGAATGGTTTCTGATTGAGTTGTTATTAGCGGATATTAAATGAATCTCGATTATCTGCTGTTCCACTAGCCTCATGATTTAATGGATACGTTGTTATGGAGCTTAATGAACGACAGACTTGAAAGGCTAAAGTGATCTTATAATCAAAATATACTGTTCTATACCTTTGTtgaatatcatatttttacacAGAAGGGTGAATTTATATTACTTCTCTTTAATGGTCGGAAGGATTTTTCACTGACCTAAACTTGATtcagttttttttaaaaagaaatggaCTCAAGAACCGTACATTAAGTTGATTCAGAAAGTTCAAATCTTCAGTCTTTTAAACTACATCCTAATGACACTCATGCAGAATATGCTCTCATTTTATATGTTAAGATATCTGGCTGCATTATCTTAGGTCTGTCCTCCAAAAATTGATCCTAATTATTTggttttcaattttgcaaatatatatgttaatattCACACTTTTGCACCTCTGTATATCTATACTAAATTCATTCATTGTAGATTGGCTGATGCATGCATGTAAATTTTTGCATAGTACATTCATTGTTTATATGTTGGTATACACACTTGCATTTACATTTGGTACTTTGGCTGTATTTTGAACTAATGATAGTCTTCTAAATTTAAGTTTGGTTTTTAGAAGTGCGGTTTTTTGTATTTTCGTTCATTTGTGATAATCTGACATAAACTCGGAATTTACGTTTCTATCTTTGGGTGAAGATGGTTCAATTCTGATTGCGTTAAGTTAATCCGTGTAAGTTTATGACTATTGCAGATTCCTCACTTGAGGCCAGCTGAATATAAGAGGTCTAGACTAGCTAGGAATCGGAGGACTGTGAATCGTGCGTACGGTGGTGTTTTATCTGGGAGTGCTGTGAGAGAGAGGTTGGCTTAGCACTATTTCTACTCACTTGTTTTTTCATCTctttgtttatatttatgataGTAAAGTATTGTGCTAATCTTTATTTGGTTTGGGATAGGATCATTCGGGCCTTTTTGGTGGAAGAGCAGAAGATTGTGAAGAAGGTATTGAAGATTCAGAAGGCCAAGGAAAAGCTGGCATCAAAGAGCTAAATTAATTATGTtgaaattttgacttttttgtGACGTGATGTTGAATTTTAGCAATTActatttaaagtttgttttttgAAGAACGAGATTTTAGCTCCGGAGTTCCCTTCAATGATGATATCATGACATTTTTTTCCCTAGTTTTTATAATGGCATTTCTCAACCTTTCCCATATCTGCGGTTTTCCTCGAATTAAAATGTGTTCTGATTAGGGGTGTTTATGTAGGAAAAGCGAAGTTGAATTCATTGACCCTGAAATTTGGTCTGGCATCCGACCTTGTTCGTTTGTTATGTCGGCTCATATATACTTACATTGTGGAATACCCAAACCTAGTTTGAATGAATGGAGGTTAATCTTATCTCTTTCCTTTGTCCATTTATGCTAAAAACAATCAATTGTAGTGTTGTGTTTATGATCCTAGGCCATTGGATTAAAGACATTGTAACTATAGTCTCAAGGATTGAAAGGATTGAAGGGGACATCCTACTACAAATTGATGAAATGGAGAAGAAAAAGGGGATTAAGTGTGAGTTTGTTATGGCTAAAGATTAAAGTTCATATCTTCACAAGGGGGGAAGTGCAGCCACAATTATGAGTGTATATGTGAGGAGGGAGAAGTGCAACCTCAATTACGAGTTTGTATATTTGAGGAGGGGAGAAAGATTAAGAAATGTGAAAGTTTTACAgatattaatacaaaaaataggATCAAACTTTAAATCACTTATAAAAATGATTCGAAGAAGATAATTTTTAATCTAGACTTCGTTCTAGTAATTAAATAACCATACATATATGTGAAATAGGATCGTGAGTTTCAAATCCTTTGTCTTTACTTCAGGGAGGATATCATCAAATCGTATTTATGCCTTAATGTTTCATATCGATCATGTTCTTAGAGTAGTTGACgtagaataaaagaataatctACTTTTGACTGTATTGGATATAGAACCTGCACTGAATACAAGAATGATTCATCATTGCCTTCTACAATAACGATTGTTCGATAACATTCTCACAAGATTTTGCCACAAGCATAATGAGTTGTTGAATAACATTCTCAAAAAATTTTGCCACAAGCATAATGAGTACTCATTAACCCTCTTGAACGATAATTCTCATACTCCCCCTTTATCATCAACCATGGTTACACATGATCCGCATTTAACTTCAAACCGTGGTGCATCCAACAGAGCTTTAGACGGATCCATTATGTGTGGTTTGTGAGAGATATTTGCTCTCACTATAAATCATCTTTCATATTCTTCGAATTGATCTCttcaaatatttacaatttcCAATAGATTACATTAGGTCTTCAGTACATAGAATAGTTTCATCGATCATTGTTGATGGGTAGGAATAAAGACTTATAGAAGATCATTTTGTGAATCAAACGTAATGTATAGTATACCAATATGAACCACTAAATTTTGGTAGTAGTAGTAGTTAGATCATGTTTGAAAGAAGCAAAGTATACAGTAGAAAAAGTTTTGATAACCAGAAGGCAAGAGAGTGTCTTATGATGGTTGCAACTTGCAACCATGTGTAGCAAATCACATAGTTAACGTTGAAACTAAAATGGCACTTATTGTACCATGTAAATCCACCGATTTTAATGTAAAATTGCGTATGTCAATTGCTCTCCAAGAAGAAATGAATAGGATCATTGAAAATAATG is drawn from Cucumis melo cultivar AY chromosome 11, USDA_Cmelo_AY_1.0, whole genome shotgun sequence and contains these coding sequences:
- the LOC103499591 gene encoding 60S ribosomal protein L34, which translates into the protein MVQRLTYRKRHSYATKSNQHRVVKTPGGKLVYQTTKKRASGPKCPVTGKRIQGIPHLRPAEYKRSRLARNRRTVNRAYGGVLSGSAVRERIIRAFLVEEQKIVKKVLKIQKAKEKLASKS